In Capsicum annuum cultivar UCD-10X-F1 chromosome 8, UCD10Xv1.1, whole genome shotgun sequence, the genomic window ATCAGTGATTATAAATAGACTTGAGGTAGAGGAACGTCAATTATATTTTGAGCATTGTAAGGTTAAGAGTGTGATGCCAATCAGAAGTTAGATTAGAAGTAAGTATATACGTTAATAGGGATCCTATTGCGCTTATAAATGCTACAACGAAACAAATGACTGTTAATGATCAAAAAGAATTCGTGCTACGATTAAACACATGACTAAGCAATGGTTCGGTGTTCGTATTCCTTCTTAATCTTGCATCTAAATAAGTTACAAGCTACAAAAATTCAATGTCCAGAAAAGACATCAAATCGTGCTACCACAATTGACTTGGCCTGCGTGCATAGGGAGCTTTTACTTGAACTTAACAGATTTAACAGAATGGCTGCTTCATTCTTGCACATGATTATAGTCCGACCAACCCTCAAAGAGCATAGATTAGACCAGCGAGTCTGCTCTGCAACAAATCTCAAATGGCAATACTTGCAATCACTCTTACACTATTTCACGAATGTGGAATACAATTTAGCAAAAGAAAGGTGGTGAGATGGTCCACTGAATATTTGTCTCAATATCATTTTGATGATACTGATGATATGATAGATAAGAGCTTGTTTTCCCTTTTAAGCTAAAAACGAGCAGGTCCCTGTAGATAGAGGCATAACCGATTTCTACGAATAGAATTAGCATACAGTTTCATCAGTCGTGagtgttatttgaacttttttaaaaaaacacagGTTCTCTGCAGATTATCAAACATTAGGATATGCCACCTGTAGAGAATTGTTCTATAGTTCTGCTGGGTAGGTGTTCAATTCCCTATTGCAGCCCTTTCTATTAGACCTCTTAACCAACCCCCGCATTTCCCTATTTCTAAAGCTATTAACCAACCTCCACATCTCCCTATTCTATAGCTAATAATGCATCATTTGATGCTTCAACAAGTAGATACATATTTTTTCATTCTAGAGTGCTAAAGGCTGCTTCCACTTAAATATCTATAATACACAGATAATATTGAAAAAGATTTTCTAGAATATGTACTTGATTGATCTGACAATGATGCCATAAAGAACCAAGAACTTTGTCATCGGGAGAAGAGAATAAATGCATCAACCTATTTAACttacttttcctttttcattaCGGTTATTGTAATTGTTATGAAGATGATATGAGCTTAAATGACGATATGAGGATTAATATAACCAACCTCAACTTATTTGAGACTGGGGCATAATAATTGTTATCAGACACATCATGCAGTAACCATACAACTTAGTGCCTCGGAAATCTTGTCATTTCAAGACCTGCATCACCCATTAATGTTATACAAAAAAGatttatttcaagaaattttgtcTTTGTCTAATTCAAAGTATTCAAAAACACCCGATCACATAAAATAAAGCAAGAAAGCCCCATGTACATCCAGAGATTATAGGGCCCAGAAACTGAAATAGACATGAACTTTTGACGGACAAAATGGGACACATCTGTTTTCTCAAGATCAACAAGATTTCCTCTACTTACCTTATGTATGTGGGTGTGACTGTCGAATGGATGAAAAGCACATACTCATGATCGACATTAGATAAGCCAACAGCAACTGCATTGATCAACCATCTGTAACACCATCCCTCGACTTGAGACTCCCATGaattaaagaaagtaaagaaacttACAAAGTAAATATATCCAATTCTCGCCTAAGCACACAACAAAAGAAGCAACCTACGTGCAATATGCAGCTGATATGActgaagaaatattaaaaaaagggcCAATCTGTTGAAATTCTTTGACTGCGTCTTTGAACTTCCAAACTATCAAATATATGTACCCTCACCTATAAAAAGTCAGCACCCCGATCACAGCCCATCAACACCTAAGCACACAACAAAAGACGAAGAAGAACAGGCAGCCGCTGCGCCTACTGAGctttatgataaaataagttatgCTTTGCACTTGGCACATCACACCTTCCTAAAGACACAAACAACTACTAACATGCCTAACTTATAGATGAAAAGATAATAACAACATGAGCTACACAAGCATGAAATTGGATCAGGTTTATAAAATTGATCTTTAGATATTCTATCTGAATATCTTAAACATCTCAAATCAATGTCTTAAATAGCAATATCGCAATTAAACATTACAGAAAAATGTGAACAAAGATATCTTGCAAATGAATCTCTCTTTCTATGTCTTAACACGGCTTCTGGTAACATCATCCAAAGTGCAACATCCAGCAAGAGCCATGATCAGCTCAAGTTCATTCTTTAGCATTTCAATAACTTACTTTACCCCATAATCTCCTTTAACGGTCAGGTCATAAATAACCGATCGATCATCTGAAGGaatacattaaaaattatttacacTATCAATATATACAAGTTAAATCTATTTCTTTAAATCATTAAGTTTGTCATAACAGCTTCCACGCCTAGTGCTAACACCTTGTAATATGTTTGTTCCTCCATCTGAAACCGGTGGACATTTAACGATGACTGAGGAATATAAGCAAGTTAATATACATACTAAAACTTAAATATTTAGGACCTAAATAACATAATTGAACTTTCAgctaaaatgaatttaaaaaattgaaaaataaagttgTATTTCAGATCTTATTTCTTAGTCATATACAAACAAATACAATGAATTTAAAGATGATGTCCTATGAAATAAGCAACAATCTGTACAAGACATCAAACATGCAACGAAAAAAAAAAGTACCTCTTCAAGAACAGAAAAAGTAACTGGAGTGTAATCTAGCTGCCTAGCGACATGATTAGAGACAATAACTCCTGCAACTATAATTACAAAAGTTTATAGGGAACATTTTAAGCTACTCCCTCCCGTCCCAAAAAACTTGTCACGTTGAACTTCTCGAGAGTCAATTTAACTAAtcttttgagctaaattggattGGATATTCGAAAACTATATGAAAAGTACTACAAGTTGTAATTATTTTCGTATCAATACAACATATAACATAAAAAGTTGCCATCGTCAAATATTTCAAGTTTCCAAACGCATATGCAGATCAGTTTTTGGAACTTCcacacacaaaaatttaaattttttcaagtaaaatgcATATGCAAACACAAATTCAAAtgtaaaaatatcattcaaatgtaaaatctgaaaaagaaaataatttattcattctCACCGAAGGGTCATTCTCGGAAATATTGTTATCAAGCATTTAGAAGAAGCTCCTCTTCTTTCTCCATTTCAGCTTCAGCTTCATCACTAATCTCATGATCGAACCCCAAAAGATGTAGCAAACCATGAACCTGCAGGGGAGACGAACAACAATTGTCTCATTTGTAAGATAACATCAAATTTTTGTGCAATCGGTTCAAACTATATTGGCGCCCTTCCTACTTCAGGACCATGACAACCTAAAAGGCTTTAAATCTATAACCACTTGACTACATGAAAGCAACTCCATattaaacaaacaaccaaaataaaGGAGCGAAAGAAACTATGCATGTCCATATTTAATGAACACCAATGGATGGACTACTTAATATAAAATCAAGGGTATTTGTCGTGAAAAATATATTGACATTTAGAGTGAGTATCAACTTTTCTTTGAGGGAGACAATATCCAGACATGACCACAGATTGCACCACAAATTAGGCATAGGAATGGGTCATCAACTATAAGACAACTTGGATTTAAAGCAGCATACAGTGATTGTTCAGAAGTATGTCAAAAACTTACCGGTAAGATGTGCATCTCGTCCAGTAAACTATGACCCCTTTCCTCTGCTTGACTTGATGTTGTCTCCACTGAAATCACAATGTCTCTCAATATTAACTGTTGGACAGGGTCTTAGTCATCTAAGTTATATGAGGTGTGACATGCAAATATTGAAGCATTTTCTTACAGCTGGAAGCTCAAGTTCATATATatatgttgagatattgaagggAATCAGTAGGTCTATCCTCATCTCTCTAATGCTTATTAAGTTTGCGGATGAACTCATCATTGCAAAGCAATACTGGTGATTCAACACTATCAAAGCGTCCAACGTCATTAATTGCTTTATTCCTCGTTTGATAATCTGAATCTTTCAAATTATCAAATGAAAATTTCATAAACACTGAAACATTAAGACAAAACATTGCAGCAATATCCTCCAGTGCTAGAAGTAGGAATGAATAAAATAGAACGAAATGAATTTACAAATCAGAGTTGCTGCAAATCAGAAATCCCTTGTTCATAAGCATGAGGAACACAAAATGGCCAATAGGTGCCCATAATTGTGCATATGTTCTTCCTGTTGCCATTTGCACTTGAACATGGGTCGTTTGGTAGCTGATAAGGAATGAAAGAAATAGTGAAAGTGTAAGAAACAAAAGATGGTAACGGAATAGtactataataaaatattatatcagTTGAAGTACAAAAAACAACAGATAGCATGGAACACTATTGATTAAATCCACACCTACGCGTCTTAATAACACAACAATAAAAgaaagttttttattttcaaataaataagtCAGAAAGCAAGCAAAGAAGCAACAACCTCAAATAGcaaattaattaaatcaaatatctaACAGATTACTGATTTCCAATATCGCAAAAGTTAAGGATCATGTAAACATACCCGCCAGAGAAAATGGACACCTTAAATTCCCTCTTGTTTTGTTTATTATTTAGCATATGaaaggagtttttttttttgtttttacagagaagaaagagaaacttttttttctttttttgtaaacACAAAAACGTTCAAGTTAAGAAGAGGAGCTGGAGAGATTCGAGAAGAAAGAAAGGCCACGTATTTGATAGAAAAATTATGATGGATACACGTAGGTAATGGCTAATGTTTACAGATGATTATCAACTTTTGAATTGAAATGACAAAAGTACCCTCACATAAATTTCTTATGTCATTTTTATCTTTATGTCGAAACCAGCTTTTCTATAGAATATAAAAATTGAgggttatttttttcattttagtttctTTATCCCATGATAAGTTATTATAATATCATCAAGAGGGAGGAATAGCTTATCCTGATATTTATTATTAATCTCGAGATAAATTATTCCAGAGTTTGCGACCAAACAAGAGATTAAAAGGCATTATAATGTTATTCCATAACTATTTGatcttatacctcacaccaaacgacctaTTACTCTTATACACTTATAACTTATAAAGCTTAGTCACAATAAATAAGTACGAATAATTGTACCAACTGTTGGGAAAATAAATAATGCCACCCATATTAATATGCACGCAAAATAGCGATAACAAAAGagtaataaagaaattaaatattataatggAGTAAATATAATACCCAAATAGAATAATATAATGACATTAATAACAACTTGGTAGTGTCAAAAGATACTGCTCttataaatgaaagagaaaatacatcaaattcctccttaatttgttagcaaaacttactttaaatcctaaactaatcggacaattttcacaccccttttttacaaccaaaagattcattttaagttcgaaaaaggttttttattattaaggtgacaaaagatgaaacttgttttgaaaaggacttttaacaatcaaaactcagagtcgccacttgacataatccggtgtgccaagttacctttgaaagatcctttttcaaaactgtttttgactctttaaactgatccgcgaacagagatccCGGccaaggaattttgttgaccgaggggaaggtgttaggcacccctcgatctcgtggttcgaccacggtcgcttggtgaagcatatcggctaattttgacactacgaatgtacaaaccacacaaaacacgtgAAACAGTCAAACATACAAACAAAACGACATGaatcaaaaatatagtgtccagtccaatttatacagtccaaaaataaaaaaatgcgaaaataaatcctatctatcCTACACTAATCGTAACTACGCTCCCACGcttttacccgatgcctcgggcctttaTCACGAACatcttccgccaacataatacTTCGGGGCATTTTCCGGCGAATAAACataatacctcggggcattccccggtcaaATTATACATTTGGtccaaaagcaataaaaccaagtcattcaacacatatttcaagTATTCGATATTCCACAAGTCCTAAACTTTGCTTACCcaacctacgtttgcctacccactcgacctatcatgatactatcaagttcgATGACATTGATATCCATTTCAAATTCAACAACAATTGTTGAATCAAAACATaacaatattcatttttttaactTTCGGTTCCCGTCTTTCCTAATTTCATTGTCAAACTAATTAACCAATTCTTCGACTATCAAATCCAGCATCAACTACGTACACACAACAAAGATTCAAGCATGCTAAACAAACAAGTTATTCACACCCACAACAAACAACCAAAATTCTAAAATAGAATAGAGAATGAGATGAGAAATGAACCCCAATGCTTTTATTCCAACAACTCAAATCGATTTCAACAGCGACGGAGCCTCAGGAACCGATGAACCTCGAATTGACTTGAATCAAccatcatcaacctcaaactctccAATCGAACAAACCTCAATACGAAATTAATTTCCAAGCCACCCGAACACCAAAATCGCgagaaaactaaaaaaagtgTGGTTCTCGATGAACTTTACCGAAACCCACTCAAAACTCCAATTTGAATAGGATGGTTACTGGCAGCAGCTGGTCCTGGTTTTCCAGCGAGGTTCACTCTAAAGGAGTTTCGACGGACTATAACAGTTGATAAATAGCGCTTTCCGGTGAGAAATTCGCTAAGAAGATCGATGGAGGGTGTGAATTACTGTTACTGATTGCAGAATTTTGGTGGGTTTGAACAGATTTTAAGACGGTTTGACTTGTTTTCGGCGAATCAGTCGCTGAAACTGTAACGAGACGCAGAAATTATGTTTCTCCCTCTCTCCCTCTATGTTCTCTCTCTGACCCCATCTTCTTCTCTCTGCCTCTCCGTTTTTGTTCATGTGTGTCCAAAACCAGAGAAGTGGAGGAAGATGTATGTGTGCGTATAGTCTGATTTTTATGGAGATTCTGGAGAAGAAGGTGAGTAGTGTGTTGAGAGTGTGTATGTATGTGCAGTGCGTGAAGGTGAGAATTGTGAGGGTGAGTTTTTTATTGTGATGTGAATATGGTCCCCTccgatgaagatgatgatgtgtgtgtatatatcaaTTAGGGAATTCCCTGTGAGCCCCCTTGAAAAAAAATGGAATTCTATTTTTTTGTTCCCCCTTCTCTTTTCGTCTCTATCcgtatatggatatgtatatatttgttaaGGGGTTAGGGGTGGTGAGGTGAGGATAGGGGTAGTGGGGTAGGGTAGGGATGATTAGGataggataaaatttgttatgGGTTTGTTtagagttgttatttttgttcttttgtgggatataatcacgTGGGTGAGGGCACGCACTAAGACGAAGGTAAAATAGTAAGAATGCTTTCAGGGAGcgataaaattacgtgtctacaataattatttaccccttatgaactttaaagtgtattattttgctCCCTTAACAGTTGAcgtggaaaaaaaattgaagcaggttttagtgaaaaaaaatataaaaaaaaattagcggagccactttaatatttttaattattattttttttctttcttacacCCCACCACTaccatttctttttcttcctcacaCCCTATCacccccatttcttcttcttcctcataccGATCACcccaatttcttcttcttccttacaattatgaatatataaagaGATAAGATCCACTATTACAGTACAGTGCTTGCACACAAAACAATTTCAAGAAGTCATTAGAATGCAACAATGGGTGTGAATGTTGTAAATGAGCCTTAACAAAATTGTCCTCCGTTGTTTCACCAATCTGTGGCAAGTTTTAAAAAAAGAACAGAGTTCACACAGTGCTAATCAATCGAGACTAGCACTATGATCTgttttgataatgaaaaatagaaataaaataagaaaggcATAATTTACCCGGCAAACACAAATTCaattgtaaaaaaatatgaaaaaaaaaacatcaatccAAACATCATGATTTtaatttcaaacagatgaaaCAAGGGAAAacacaaatcaaatataaaaacaTTAACCCAACAAACTTCTCTCCAAAATCCAAATCCATACTCTCCTTTCCTCTgtctctcttcaattcataaacTTATTGCACTGATTTGTCTCTATTATATTTTTCgaccatttttattttaattttctttttaaaaatcacatgccactattttttcttattacTCTTTTGTGAAACAATCTGCACTTTTTGTCgttgttttaatcttattttgattttggggTTGTTTGAGAATTGAGAGTAAAGCAATATGATAAATGAATTGGATAAGTTTCTTAATTGGGGGGCGCTGGGGTAGGGAAGGGGCGGGGACAACAACGTTTNNNNNNNNNNNNNNNNNNNNNNNNNNNNNNNNNNNNNNNNNNNNNNNNNNNNNNNNNNNNNNNNNNNNNNNNNNNNNNNNNNNNNNNNNNNNNNNNNNNNaaaaaaataatttatttatgtagCTTTGACGTGGATCTGACGTGGCTATGACATGGATTCAACGTGACGtgagtgtgatgcactctccgtagtgagagtagtataatttttttagggtgataaaaaatttatttaaaagttGATTAGAAAGTAAATAATTATAGGTTGAGTTTAATGGGTAAAGTAAACTTTCGTTGCAACTTTAGGGGGGACTACATATTTTTAACACTTTTAATTTCACATAACTCACTATGATATTGCTCTACACTATTTTTTCACGAACTAAAAATATTCGTGGATTACTCTGCTTACTCCCGATGCTCTCTCTATTTTGACGTactttaaattgaaatagaagtcATTTATTTTTAGATGAACTTTCCAGACCTTACATGTTACGACAttaatttacaaattatattGCAACATCAATTTTTAGATTCATATCACCATATTTAGCGTGTTGcatcactaattttttttttttaatttaattatttttgattcCACACCAACTACCAATTAAATGTAACATCAACTTTTCATTATTGATGTTTTATATATTGACTCGTTCGTGTTGGACCCGGACAACgcttgactatttttttttttttttgggtttttcaagGTATCCTCACAGTCGATAGCTGTGAGATTAATCCTTCGTTCCTCGGTCAGCGCATTTTGCGGTAGGAAACTGaccacagagtttgctccattcgccagaggcgGAGATCAAACCCCTAACCTCTTGCTTAACGGACATAGCACTGAACCACTATATCAGCTTTGGTGGTTTCCTGGCTATCGTCACTGGGCTATCGTCACTAGTAAATGATTTATACATGGTTGTTGAAATAGTATGTCATAATTTCCCATGCTTTTTAATCCTTTTGATAAGTATCCTCATTAGAAAAATACTAccagaattttgaatttttttttcctttattaaaacAAGCAAGTAGACATAAAATAAAGGGATCTCTTAGAATATACGTGTCCATTTGgtataaattaaagtaaaaagaaTAGAAACGACACTTTAAATAAACTATTTCTAtaaaaatggccatgaaaattaaatttcattttctagccatttcaatttgctGGCTAGTTCTATACTGTTTCTACAAACtttctatacaatttctatacaatttctatacaaatcttatacatataaatattctatacaaaaattatacagttttgatatacaatttatataataattgtatactttttttacacattttatacaataattatataattttcatacaccttttatatatttttatgtatacattttatacatatacatatttgatataaatatataatttctacacatatatcttatataaacacatattctatttaacaattacatcatttttatataatttaattattatttctaaacaataaaaaattaaaaattacacaaatgcacaacttatgtttccaatattacaaaaaattccaactccttaaacatattacaaaaatcccaatatatatatgtcggctatgttatgtatattaatagggagagagtaaagtaattaaaaaaataggagaaagtgtaattactttcaaaagagttggtatttatgttatttatacataaaaagtaGCAGAATATTtaatcagttaaaaaatttatagcaaaaaaaattaaaatatttttaaaagggtcgaattgcccaagttgaatattgtatcattattgtatatagactgtatcagtattgtagaTGGACTGTATATGAACTACATAGGTCAAATGATCCAATTTAGGAAATGATTATAATGCGAAAATAGTATATCCGCCTGATcactttttaaaaagttttcaaacttgaattatttatttttaaaagtgctATAAAATGTGCTTTTTCCATAAATTAAATTATCACTTTAAAAAAGTTTATTAAATAGTATAGCTAGGTGCTACTAGCTAGTTATTAGTCATTTAATTAGCACCAGCTTTGAGAGAGAAATTAGATTAAGATGGAGATGGAGAAAATGAGAAGAGGGTTGGTGATGCTCACCTTTATGCTACTTTGCAGTCACCGGCCGGCTACGGCAGAGCAGGTAaactcatcatatatatatatatatacaagttactcttaattttgttatgaaatttccattttttctccaCTACTTAACGAGTTTGCCATTATTAATTGTTAAAACAAAGTGGTAATTGGAATATAAAGTTCTTCTTAAAAGCTCGTTGTTTCTACTGAATCATATGAACTCATGAATATTGTTAAAAGTGCTAAATTGAAGTGATTCTAATTAGTGCAAAACTTGTGCGTACCTTACTATTTCACTAGATTTTTCTGAATCATATATTAACTCTCACTAGCACATATCTAACTTAACTTTGTTCATCTAGAGTTTGTGAAGTGATTCTAATTAGTGCAAAACTTGTGCGTACCTTACTATTATCACAATCTAGTCATCGGTCAAATTTGTAAAGTTATCGGTCAATGGCCGGGTTGCGATAAAAGGAGAggttgatttttaagacaaattttgagagaaatgattttcacctttttctcatatttaattgacttaaatattttgaaaaatatttttctcaaatttaaaaaaaatgactttcttttgaaaataaagaaaattattattcaaaaattctttttcaatcTCACTGTATATAACTCTCAAAATAATCCATCCACCCCGATCTCCGGTCTCCTGCCATCgccatccaaaaaaaaattatttttttcttctcaccTCATTCCCTACCCCACCCCCAACCTCTACCatccccaaaaaatattttttttttaaaacaaaaaagtcAAACTTTTTTCTACCCCACCCCGCAACCTCTACCATCCCCTtccacaaaatatttatttttttaaacaaagtGTCAAAACTTTTTTCTACCCCACCACACTTACCAGCCGCCCCTTCCCCCGTCCACCCCTCCaacccccaaaaaaaaattgtttaaatttttattttttataaaaaaaaaaaaaaaaaaaaaaaaattcttgctcCATTCCTACCACCTATTCTGAcccctaataataataataattttttaatttatttttaaaaaaagtttcaaaaatcttttttactACACCTTTCTTGCCTATTTgaactcattattttttttactttccaaccaaacatacaaaaataatagtaaaaaaacaatttatttttcataaaaacatttttcagaaaaataccAAACATACCCATAGTGTAAAAGAGCATTTTACGCTGATGGTCTATATACAGAGGCGAACTCAGAATTTGAAGTCTGTGGGTGCACCAGTATTGTCAATGATGCGCATAAGCCTCGAAGcaagactcaaaatgtgttgatcGCTAGCCTCACTTAATGTGCAACTTAGGTTCTAATTTCTAATACATACTTTCCCTTGTCAGTCAATGAGGCTTTTTTAAGAGACggactatttcactttatcaatttttttttcttcatattattcgtcttggactagacatatatttatatttttttctctttatgctttttttgggttagatctcacgctttatttgtattttgtgcttAAACACAATAGACCGTGAAACTTTTTTACGCTTgttgcttttgataatattgtggtGCACAATATTATCTTAAGACATTAGAAAAACTCTCAGTGTCGATTAagagatattatcatattcaattggtcGTCAAAGACATAAACAAtgctgaaaaaataaatatataggaCAAGTATGAGTTCTAAGCTAATAATGTTACTTTCTTATAATATGAGGTTTATTTTTAAGATCTTTGGATAATCATTTGTAGTAGCTCAATGGTAAAGAGGGATTCACTTCATGGGATGGTTGCAGGTTCAAATCCCCATTccaatattttgatgttataaattttagtactagaaaaaatattgttataaatttagtaatagaaaaaatatcaaagtgtACTAGCATTCAACTTAATGTAGTAGTAAGCTGTTAATCTGAAGATTGAAAATAACGACCCAGGGATCAGTCCCTGGTCGCGTGGACGGATATGATGTCTTCAACCAACACAACAAGGTGCTCTAGCATTCATTTGTGGGTGCACTATTAACTATATCTCAATTTCTGAAggtatatacacatgtatacgtataaTTTTTTCGACGTTAACGAGTGCACGTGCACCGCCATTAATAGTTGTGGGTCCGCCTCtgtctatatatctatatatattgaatgCAGATAAGTCTTTTCTCCTCAATCGATACATGACACAGAGAACTTTCTATAAACATACAAACTAAAGCAGCAGCAAGTTGAAGCAGCCACTACGACAGTATCTGAACCCAGTGAGAATGATAGTTGCATGAAGTTCCTGCTATGCGTGAAGAATCCAAGTAGCAGCTGCATAACAGAATGCTGTGATTCATTCAACTTCAATGCTCCCCCTCTAACAAAATCTATCTGCTGGAGTGTTGCGGAGCAAATGGATATAAAGGCTTTAACCGGTCTGCAAAAATA contains:
- the LOC107845397 gene encoding endoribonuclease YBEY, chloroplastic-like; the protein is MATGRTYAQLWAPIGHFVFLMLMNKGFLICMFMKFSFDNLKDSDYQTRNKAINDVGRFDSVESPLILRDIVISVETTSSQAEERGHSLLDEMHILPVHGLLHLLGFDHEISDEAEAEMEKEEELLLNA